From a region of the Dictyostelium discoideum AX4 chromosome 2 chromosome, whole genome shotgun sequence genome:
- a CDS encoding hypothetical protein (Q86I95 Hypothetical FAM18-like protein), with the protein MMKYSPFQDEPSSDNNNNGQNSESQPQSNAPKHPISVFFHLFFKIVAVAIFILSSFVNIGFVLTFIIVTLSSAFDFWVTKNVTGRKLVGLRWWNQIKEDGTNNWVFESVQDKSQVNPAESLMFWVPVLAFTAAWFVFSIISLFGLSFLWLVVEIVCFLLAGANLLGYIKCAKDARKKVKGMAQSYIVGTIVNQAINRV; encoded by the exons atgatgaaa tATTCACCATTTCAAGATGAACCAAGCAGcgataataacaataatggaCAGAATTCAGAATCACAACCACAAAGCAATGCACCAAAACATCCAATATCAGtattttttcatctttttttcaaaattgtAGCAGTTgcaatattcattttatcatcatttgtaAATATAGGTTTTGTTTTGACTTTTATCATTGTAACCCTGTCATCTGCATTCGATTTTTGGGTTACTAAAAATGTTACTGGTAGAAAAT tGGTTGGACTTAGATGGTGGAATCAAATTAAAGAAGATGGAACAAATAATTGGGTATTCGAATCTGTACaa GATAAAAGTCAAGTAAATCCAGCTGAATCATTAATGTTTTGGGTACCAGTTTTAGCATTTACAGCTGCTTggtttgttttttcaatcatttcattatttggtTTAAGCTTTTTATGGTTAGTTGTCGAAATTGTTTGTTTCCTTCTTGCTGGTGCAAATTTATTAGGTTATATTAAATGTGCAAAAG ATGCAAGAAAGAAAGTTAAAGGAATGGCTCAATCCTACATTGTTGGGACTATTGTGAATCAAGCAATAAATAgagtataa
- a CDS encoding AMP-dependent synthetase and ligase domain-containing protein, with amino-acid sequence MSFPQKLNRLFFNSGVIIQTPKQKQLILNSIKLKTNSSCSSKTLLINNNKNNNNNNIYNKRFYSSTTPYEFLDRNLNKVQNLKNYEEAYKSFKWDIPEYFNIGQEICDKHANDPNKMNHIAIKHIIDEDKNISKEYTFKDLQTKSNQLANKYKEIGLKKRDRVGVLLSQGFECALSHTTTLRSGMITMPLFTLFGPEALEFRLSNSSTSCVLTDLENLEKLLGILPCLPNLKKIIVFGTLSENFKNNSHYGNLIEEWNDKISENYSKEFEAIKSKSDDEAVIIFTSGTTGNPKGCLHAHRVLLGHLPGVQFPQNNFPNRKSTNDYIFYTPADWAWIGGLFDVLIPSLYYGVTVLAHRMTKFEPKKICKLLIDNKVDTAFLPPSALKIMKQQEEQLKLTPVNMTSIGSGGESLGEKLLQWGKEQFNVEIAEFYGQTEANLLVGNCPSVFPIKNGSIGKPIPGHIVEIIDSNGMILPIDQVGDIALKTPDPVAFLTYWNNDKAAKKKMNGDWLVTGDLGRKDSDGYIWYVGRDDDIINSSGYRIGPSEIENCLLKHPSVSNVGVVGVPDEIRGEIVKAFIVLNPSYSKSDQLKKDIQNYVKTILSAHEYPREIEFINELPTTTTGKIIRKDLRSLHNKK; translated from the exons ATGTCATTTCCTCAAAAACTAAACAGATTATTCTTTAATAGTGGAGTTATTATACAAACaccaaaacaaaaacaactaATACTAAAttctataaaattaaaaacaaattcatcATGTTCATCTAAAACATTattaatcaataataataaaaataataataataataatatttataataaaagattttattcatcaacaacaccTTATGAATTTTTAGatagaaatttaaataaagttcaaaatttaaaaaattatgaagAGGCCTATAAATCATTCAAATGGGATATACcagaatattttaatattggcCAAGAAATTTGTGATAAACATGCAAATGAtccaaataaaatgaatcaTATAGCAATTAAACATATAATTGATgaagataaaaatatatctaaaga atatacatttaaagatttacaaactaaatcaaatcaattagcaaataaatataaagagATTGGATTAAAGAAAAGAGATAGAGTTGGAGTTTTATTATCACAAGGATTTGAATGTGCATTATCACATACAACAACATTAAGATCTGGTATGATTACAATGCCATTATTCACATTATTTGGTCCAGAAGCATTAGAATTTAGATTATCAAATTCTTCTACAAGTTGTGTATTAACAGATTTAGAAAAtcttgaaaaattattaggaATTTTACCTTgtttaccaaatttaaaaaaaattatagtaTTTGGTACATTAtctgaaaattttaaaaataattcacattatggtaatttaattgaaga atggaatgataaaattagtgaaaattattcaaaagaatttgaagCAATTAAAAGTAAATCAGACGATGAAGCAGTAATTATATTTACATCAGGTACAACAGGTAATCCAAAAGGATGTTTACATGCACATAGAGTTTTATTAGGACATTTACCAGGTGTACAATTTccacaaaataattttccaaatagaaaatcaacaaatgattatattttttatacacCAGCAGATTGGGCATGGATTGGTGGATTATTTGATGTATTAATTCCAAGTCTTTATTATGGTGTAACTGTATTAGCTCATCGTATGACTAAATTTGAACCAAAAAAGATTTGTAAGCTATTGATTGATAATAAAGTAGATACAGCATTTTTACCACCATCAGCGTTGAAAATTATGAAACAACAAGAGGagcaattaaaattaacaccTGTTAATATGACATCGATTGGAAGTGGCGGTGAAAGTTTAGGTGAAAAACTATTACAATGGGGTAAAGAACAATTCAATGTTGAAATTGCAGAATTCTATGGTCAAACCGAAGCAAATCTATTGGTTGGTAATTGTCCATCAGTTTTTCCAATCAAGAATGGTTCAATTGGTAAGCCAATACCTGGACATATCgttgaaattattgattcGAATGGTATGATTTTACCAATTGATCAAGTTGGTGATATTGCTTTGAAAACACCAGATCCAGTTGCATTTTTAACTTATTGGAATAATGATAAAGCTgctaaaaagaaaatgaatggTGATTGGTTAGTAACTGGTGATTTGGGTAGAAAAGATAGTGATGGTTATATTTGGTATGTTGGTAGAGATGATGATATAATCAATTCAAGTGGTTATCGTATTGGTCCTtcagaaattgaaaattgtttattaaaacatCCTTCAGTTTCAAATGTTGGTGTGGTAGGTGTACCTGATGAAATTCGTGGTGAAATAGTAAAAGCTTTCATTGTTTTAAATCCTTCCTATTCTAAATctgatcaattaaaaaaagatattcaaaattatgtaaaaacaatattatcTGCTCATGAATATCCAAGAGAAATTGAATTCATTAATGAATTaccaactactacaactggTAAAATAATTCGTAAAGATTTAAGATCAttacataataaaaaataa